CGGCCGGATCCGGTGCCCGATCGGGATGCCCGAACTGCCGGGAAAGGAGCCCGCGGTGATCGCCGTGGGTATCGCGGCCCGGCTTCTGGAGCAGCGGGGCCGGTCGGCCGGCCCGGCCGAGATCGCCGACGGCCCTGGGTCAATGGTGTTGACGTGACGATCTACCGGGGAGCGATCGTCGACACGTCGGGTGATCCGTTCATCGACGGCGCGCAGGCCCTGCGGGCCGATCAGGACGGTGGGCTCCTGGTCCGGGACGGCCGCATCGTCGCCCGGGCGGCGTTCCACCGGGTGCGCGCCGAGGCGCCGGACGACGAGGTGGTGACCCTGGCCGGCGGCCTCGTGCTGCCGGGGTTCGTCGACACCCATGTGCACTTCCCGCAGATCCGCGCGGTCGGCGGATTGGGCATGCCTCTGCTGGACTGGCTGGAGAAATGCGCGCTGCCGGAGGAGAGCCGCCTGGCCGAGCCGGGCTACGCCGCGGCCGTGGCCGACGAATTCCTGGACGGATTGCTCGCCGTCGGCACCACGTCGGCGCTGGTCTTCGGTTCGCATTTCGCCGCGGCCATGGATCTGCTGTTCGCCGGGGCCCGCGCCCGCGACATGAACGTGACGTCCGGACTGGTGGTGTCGGACCGGATCCTGACTGCCGACCTGTTGTGCACGCCCGAGGCCGCCGGACAGCAGAGCGCCGACCTCATCGACCGGTGGCACGGCCAGGGCCGGCTGAAGTACGCGGTGACACCGCGTTTCTCGCTCTCCACCAGTGACGCCGTGTTGAGCGTCTGCGGTGAACTGCTGGACGGCGACATCACCTTCACCTCGCACCTCAACGAGAACCCGGCCGAGGTGGCCGCCGTCGTCTCGCTGTTCCCGCATCGCCGCGACTACCTGGACACCTACCACCAGCACGGTCTGGTCACCGATCGCAGCGTCTTCGCCCACAACGTGCACGCCACCGACAAGGAACTGGCGCTGATGGGGGAGACCGGCGCCTGGGCGTCACACTGTCCGACCAGCAATTCGGCCCTGGGCAGCGGACTGTTTCCGCTGCGTCGGCACCGGGCCCACGGCGTCGGGGTGGCGCTCGGCTCCGACGTGGGCGCGGGGACCGGCCTGTTCCTGCCCAAGGAAGGGCTGCAGGCCTACTTCATGCAGCAACTGCTGGGCGCGGACGGTTCGGCGCTGGATCCGGTGCAACTGTTGTTCCTGTGCACCCTGGCCGGCGCCCGTGCCCTCGGAATAGCGGACCGCGTCGGCGATTTCAGTGTCGGCAAGGAATTCGACGCGGTCTGGCTGCGACCCGCGGACGGCTCCACCCTCGCCGTGAACCTGCGACACGCAACCGATCCGGTCGATGCGCTGGCCCGGGTGTTCGCGCTGGCCGCGCCGTCGGACGTGGCCGGCGTCTGGCTGCGCGGTGCCCCGGCGGCCACGACCTCCTCGTCGCACCTTGCGGGCGGCCCGTGGCCGCCGGTGCCATGGCCGGTTCGGGCCGGGCTGAGCTGATCTCACCTCGTCCGGAGACTGCGAGACACGAAATCTGCGGCGATGTCGGACCAGCGATCCCGCAGTCCGGAGAATGTGCGAAACGCCCTGCGGCCCGGCCAGTCCGGTGGCAGCAGCCCGGCCGGGAGCCCGGGATCGATGCGGGGGAACTGCCGCCAGTCGTCGACCAGCTTCAGGTATCCGGCGAATGCCGCCCCCGGCTCGGTGGTGGCGTCGACGTCGCGCCAGCGGTCGAGAAATTCGGAGTACAACCGCCGCAGCTCCTCCAGGTCCCACCAGGCCGCGGCGTCGGCCAGCTCGAGGGTCGCTCCGGCGAACCAGGTCACGTACGCGCCGAGACCGGCGGCGGACACCTGTTCCCGGGCCGGGGCGGCCAAGGCGGCCGGGGCGATCCAGACACCGGCGCCGACCGTTCCGAAGCCCAGCCAGGACAGCACCGTGCGCAATCGGTGTCGCTCGGCCCGGGCGTGCTCGGGGACCGAGAAGACGGCCAGGACCCACCCGTCGGTCGGCTCGGCTTCGCCGAAGCGCCAGATCCGCCGGTCGCCGGTCTCGAGGTCGGCCCGCGCGGCCTCGGTCAGGGCGTATCCGGCCCGTCCGGCCCGGCGTTCACCGGCCAGGAAATCGCGGGACTTCAGCCGCACCAGGGCCTGACGCACCGCGTTGGGAGCGACCCCGGCCGCGCCGAGCAGCGTGATCAGGTCGGCCACCGCGATCCAGCCGCCGATGGGCCGCAGGTACAGCCCGGCGAACGTGACGATCAACGATCCCGGTGACGCCGGGGCCGCATCCCCGGCCGCCGTCATGCCGACAGGTCCCGGATCACCGACACCCCGTCCCACACCTCGGTAAAACGCAAGGGCAGGGGCGAGAGGCCGATGCGGATCGCGTCCGGCGTCCGGAAGTCCGGCAACACCCCGGCCGCGGTGAGCCGGGAGCACAGTTCGCGGGCATCGGACCGCGCGATGCTGACGTGGCCACCGCGCCGAATGGGGTCCCGGGGTGACGCGAGCCGGAAGCCAAGGGGCTGCAGGTGCTCGTCGAACAGGTCGATCACCATCTCGCCCAGGCCCACGATCTTGGCGCGGATGGCGTCGATGCCGGCCTCGGCGATCACTGCTGCGCCCTCGCGGACGGCGAGAATGCCGAGCACAGAAGGCGTTCCGGAGATCATCGACCGGATACCGGCGGCCGGGACGTAACCCTGCTCCATCTCGAACGAGTCCTGCCGGCCGAGCCAGCCCCAGATCGGTTGATCCAACCGGTCATGGTGCCGGGCGTTGACGTAGCTGAACGCCGGTGCCCCCGGTCCGGCCCCGACGAACTTGTAGGTGCAGCCGACGGCCAGGTCCACGTCGCAGGCGTCGAGCGAGATCGGCACGCTGCCGACCGAATGGCACAGGTCCCAGACCACCAGCGCGCCGACGGCGTGCGCGGCGGCGGTGACGGCCGCCATGTCCGCGAGATAGCCGGAGTGGTAGGCGATGTGGCTCATCGTCAGCACCGCCACGTCCTCGTCCAGGACGGCCGCCAGGTCGTCCGGGCCGATGCCGCCGACGTCGGTGCCGATCAGCCAGACGATCTCCAGGCCGTGATCCTTGGCCAGCGACTCGACCACGTACCGGTTGGTGGGGAAGTTGTCCCGGTCGATCACGATCTTGCGGCGTCCCGGGCGCAGGTTGATCGCGGCCCGCACGGCCTTGTAGAAATTGACCGTCGTCGAGTCCGCGATCACCGTCTGCCCGGGGGCGGCGCCGAGGGCGGCAGCGCCCAGTTCGTCCCCCACCTTCTCGGGCAGGTCCATCCAGCCCTCGGTCCAACCCCGGATCAGCCGCCCGGCCCATTGTTGGTGCGCGAAATCGGTCCAGACCTCGGCGATCGAGGCCAACGGCCGCCCGAGCGAGTTGCCGTCGAGATAGGCGACCACGTCGTCGGGCTGCGGCAGGTAACGAGACCCGAAGGCGGCCAGGGGATCGGCGGCGTCCAAGGCCTGGGCGTCGGGGCGGGTGACGGTCATCAGCGTCCGATCTCGGTGCGCACGGCGTACAGCTCGGGGAAGAAGGTCAGGTCGAGGGCGCGTCGCAGGAAGGCGACACCGGAGGATCCGCCGGTGCCACGTTTGAACCCGATGATGCGTTCGACGGTCTTGAGGTGACGGAAGCGCCAGGTCTGGAAGGTGTCCTCGACGTCGATCAGTTCCTCGCAGGTCTCGTAGACGTCCCACTGGGCCTCCGGGGCGTCGTAGATGCCGGTGAACACGTCGACCAGGGCGGCGTTGAGCGTGTGCGGCACCCGCCGGTCCCGGTCCAGGAGTTCGGCCGGGATCGCGTAGCCCCGGCGGTGCAGGAACAGCAGGAACTCGTCGTACAGGCTGGGCGCGTCCAGGGCCGCCTGCAGGATCTGCTGCTGCTCCGGGTGGTGGGCGAACACCGCGATCATCGCGGCGTTCTTGTTCCCCAGCAAGAACTCCAGCAGGCGGTACTGCATGGACTGGAAGCCCGAGGACTTGCCGAGGATCCCGCGGAACTGGGCGTACTCGCTGGGGGTGAGGGTGGCCAGCACCGACCACTGGTCCGTCATCTGCTTCTGGATGTGTTTGATCCGGGCCAGGCGTTTCAGAGCCGGTCCGAGGGAGTCGGCGGCGATCAGGGCCATGGCCGACCGGAGTTCGTGGATCACCAGCTTCAACCACAGCTCGGTGGTCTGGTGCGCGATGATGAAGAGCATCTCGTCGTGGTGGGTGGACAGGGGCGCCTGGGCCGCCAACAGCGTGTCGAGCTGCAGGTACGAGCCGTAGTTGAGCCCGGTCAGGTCCTTCTCGATGCCGTCCTCGAGCGGACGGATGTTGCCGTTCTCCATGCTGAACCGTGTTTCCGCTGGCCGGGATCCGAGTCCGCAGCATATTGCGTATCTGTGACGATAGTCAATGATCCGCACTATGGCTGGCGGGTCGAAACCTGCCCGATCCTGAGCGACGCTCAGGACCCGGCGGCCGCCTTCGGTACCGTGAACCCGTGAGGAAATCCGGATGAAACGAGCCGCGGTCGCCATTCTGGGCATCGCCCTGCTGTTGATCGGCATCGCCCTGTTGGTGCTGCCCGGTCCCGGCTTCCTGCTGATCGCCGCCGCTCTCGCGTTGCTGGCCACCCAGTTCGAATGGGCGAAGGTGCCGCTGGACTACGCCTGGGGCAAGGCTCAGGACGGCATCGACCAGGTGGCCCGGAACAGGTGGCAGACGGGGCTGTCCGTCCTGTCCGCCCTGGTGCTGGTGGCCATCGGGATCGTCGAACTGGCTGGCGTCGCGGTGCCGTGGGTCAACACCCTCGCCGCGATCACGCTGATCATCAGCGGGCTGATTCTGGTCGGCACCATCGTCTACGCGCTGCGCCGGGCGAACACGCCCCAGCCGGACGATGCGGATCGACCGGCGTCAGGCGAGGGTCTTCCCGAAGCACAGCGACGTCCCTGAGTCGGCGTACGCGCCGAACGCGGGGATGGCCGCGTACCCGGCGGTGGTGTAGAGGCCCATCGCGGCCTTCTGCAGGGGACCGGTCTCCAGCATCAATCGGGTCCACCCGTGCTCGACGGCGCTGGCCTCGAGCGCGTCCAGCACGAGCCGCGACAGCCCGGCACCGCGATGTGACGGCCGGACGTACATCCGCTTGATCTCGGCTGTCGTTGGCCCCAGGGGCCGCAGGCCACCACAGGCCACCGCGATCGCGTCGGTCGCCTGATCGGCGTCACCGGCCGGAACCTCCAGAGCCAGCAGGAAGACCGTGACGTCGGCGGCCGAGGGTTTCACGCCGGGCTCGGTGTCCCCGTCGTAGAGGGCCCGCAGCTCCTCCTGCTGTGCCTCCCGCAACCCCGTGGCGGCCGGCGAGTCCCACGCAGTGGCGGCGATCACGATCCGGCGCCCGGCGCCCGGCTGGTTCGTCATACGCGGATCCTCGCATGCGATAGTGGGCGGGTAACGAGGTCTTTACCTTTCCTTCGGATGGTGGGCGCACGCGGAAACCCACCCGGACCGGCCTCGCGCATGGAAGGCTTCACGCGGAACACCGAGTTCGGTTCGGTCGTTCTCCGGGCCAGAAGTCGCGGTCCCGTGAACCATGTCCAGCGCCGGCCGGGGACGGCCAGAAAGTCGAGCACATCATGAGCGTGAGTCTGAGCAAGGGCGGGAACGTCTCCCTGACGAAGGCCGCTCCGAACCTGACCGCGGTGACCGTGGCTCTCGGGTGGCAGGTCCGGTCCTCGACCGGCGCCGACTACGACCTGGATGCCAGCGCGCTGGCCCTGGGTGCGGACCACAAGATCCTCGGCGACTCGTACTTCGTCTTCTTCAACAACCTGCGGTCGCCCGACGGGTCGATCGAGCACCTCGGTGACAACCTGGTCGGCGGCGCCGGCGGGGATGACGAGCAGATCAATGTGGACCTGGCCGCCGTGCCGCCGACCATCACCTCGATCGTCTTCGCGGTGTCCATCTACGAGGCAGACCAGCGACGCCAGTCCTTCGGCCAGGTCCGGGGGGCCTTCATCCGCGTCGTCGACCGCACCACCGGGTCCGAGCTGGCCCGTTACGACCTCACCGAGGAGGCGTCAACCGAGACCGCGATGGTCTTCGGCGAGCTGTACCGCTACAACGGCGAATGGAAGTTCAGAGCCATCGGCCAGGGATACGCCTCTGGTCTCCGTGGAATTGCCATCGACTTCGGAGTGAATGTCTAGATGACCGCACCGGCCAACCACAGCGCGACCCGGATCTTTGCCGCCTCGGGGATCATCTCCCTGGCCGCGATCGTCGTCGCCTACTTCTACGGCGGCTGGAAGGCCGCCGGCCTCACGCTGATCCTGGGCATCCTGGAGATCACGCTGTCCTTCGACAACGCCGTGGTCAACGCCAAGGTGCTCGAGCGGATGAGCGAGCGCTGGCAGCAGATCTTCCTGACCGTCGGCATCGTCATCGCCGTGTTCGGTATGCGGCTGGTCTTCCCGCTGCTGGTGGTCGTCCTGACCGCTCACATGAGCCCGGGCAACGCCATCACCCTCGCGTTCCAGAAGCTTCCGATCTCCGACCACGAGAGCTACGCCTACAAGCTGCACGAGGCGCACCCGCAGATCGCCGCCTTCGGCGGCATGTTCCTGCTGCTGCTGTTCCTGGACTGGCTGTTCGAGGAGCGCGAGATCACCTGGCTGACCTGGCTGGAGAGGCCGCTGGCGCGGATCGGCAAGCTGGACGCGCTGTCGGTGATCATCGCCGGGGTGCTGCTGTTCGTCATCGGCCAGACCGTCGCCGCCGATCCGGGGAAGGTCCTCGCCGCCGGCGTGCTCGGCATCGTGTCTTACCTGGCCGTGAACGGGCTCGGCGGGTTGTTCGAGAACTTCGAAGAGAGCCAGGAGGAGGAGTTCGAACGGAAGGCGCACGGCGGTCCGTCCGAGATCGCCAAGGCGGTCGGCAAGGCCGGGTTCTTCCTGTTCCTGTACCTGGAGGTCCTGGACGCGTCGTTCTCCTTCGACGGCGTCATCGGCGCGTTCGCCATCACCCCGGACCCGATCATCATCGCGCTGGGTCTTGGCCTGATCGGCGCCCTGTTCGTCCGGTCGTTGACGGTCTACCTGGTCCGCAAGGGCACGCTCAACGACTACGTCTACCTGGAGCACGGCGCCCACTGGGCGATCGGCGCCCTCGCCCTGATCCTGCTGATCACCATCAAGTGGGAGGTCAACGAGGTCGTCACCGGCCTGGTCGGCCTGGTCCTGATCGGTGCCGCGTTCGTGTCCAGCCTGATGCGCAACCGCCGCGAGGCCGCCGAAGGCGAACCGGTCCAAGAGATCGACGTCCGCGTGTAGCTTCCGGCGCATGCGTTTGTGCCCGGCGCATGCGTTTGTGACCTGCGCATACGTTTCTGACCTGCGCATACGTTTCTGACCCGCGCATACGTTTCTGACCCGCGCATACAGAAGGGCCCGAATCCGCCTCAAAATCGGCGGAGTCGGGCCCTTCTGTATGCGCCGGGCCGTTCGGTATGCGCCCAGGCCCAGCTCAGGCCCAGGCCCAGGCCCCGACCCACAGGCCCAGGCCCGGCTCAGGCCAGGCCGGCGGCCTTCTCGACCTCGTCGGCCTGACGGTTCCACTCGGCCTTCCCGGCTCGCCAGCCCTCCTCGGTGGCTCCGATCCGCCAGTAGCCCGAGATCGACAGGTGCTCCTTGGGTACGCCCCGCTCGACGCGGAGCAGCCGGCGGAGTTCCTTGACGAAGCCGGCCTCGCCGTGCACGAACGCGTCGACTGATGCCGCCGGGAACTGCAGCAACCGGGTCGCCTCGACCAGGGCCCGCCCGACCGGCCGGTCGCCGGCGTGCACCCAGCTCACGGCCACCCCAGGCGGTGCGGCCAGCGGCAACTCCGATGACGCGTCGTGGACCTCGATCAGCGCCTGTCCGGCGGCGTCGGCCGGCAGGGCGCCCAGGGCCGCGGCGATGGCCGGCAGGGCACTCTCGTCTCCCAGGTAGAGGTAGAACACGGCCTGGGGATCGGGCGCGTAACCGCCCCCTGGGCCGTCCACCAGCAGCTCGTCGCCCGGGCGGGCCCGTGCGGCCCAGGGCCCGGCGATCCCACTGTCACCGTGCAGCACGAAGTCGATGGTCAACTCGCGGGCCACGACGTCGAAGTTCCGGACGGTGTACGTGCGCGCCACCGGCCAGTGTTCCGGCAGGACCTCGGCCCGGATCCGGTCCAGGTCCAGCGGTCGAGGGTAGTCGATGCCGGGCTGGAGGAACCACAGTTTGACGTACGAGTCGGTGCAGTCGGAAGGCTCGAAATCGACGAGGTCGGCGCCGCCGAAGACCACCCGGATCATGGTCGGGCTGAGGCGCTCGGTCCGGACCACGGTGGCGGTCTTGGGTGCGGCGCGGCGGCGGGTGGCCTGAGTCATCGGATTCCCTCTTCGTTGATCTGGTTAGGCTTACCTTACCAGGCCCAATCAGAGGGTTTCGGGTGCTCAGTGCAACGGCAACCAGTCCAGGACGTCCCGGATCCGCGCGTCCCAGAGGTCCCAGGTGTGTTCTCCGGGCGTGAACTTGCTGGTCACGGCGAGGCCGGCCGATTCGGCGGTCTTGACGAAGAGCTCGTTCGACTCGCACAGCCGGTCCTGCTGCCCGCAGGCGATGTACAGACTGGGAGCAATGTTGGGGTCGATCCGCCGAGCCAGCGCCAGCACGTCCTCCTGCGTCGGCACGGCGTCCTCCGACTCGCCGAAGACACGCTTCATGATCGACGGCTTGTCCCGCCACCGCTGCGGGTCCCGGATGTCCAGGGATCCGGAGAGGCTGGCCGCGGCGGCGAACCGCTCGGGACAGCGGAGCGCCCACTTGACGGCGCCGTACCCGCCCATCGAGAGCCCGGCGACGAACGTGTCCTCCCGCCGCGGCGACAGCCGGAAGAAGCTTTCGGCCACGGCCGGGAGCTCCTCGGACAGGAACGTCCAGTACCGGTTGCCGTGCGCCTCGTCGGCATAGAAACTGCGGTGCACCTGCGGCATGACCACGGCCAGCCCCATCGTCGACACGTACCGCTCGATCGACGTACGGCGGGTCCAGGTGGTGTCGTCGTCGCTGAGCCCGTGCAACAGGTACAGCGTCGGATGCCCGCCGTCGCGGGCGGTGCCGGACAGGCCGATCTGGGTCGTGGTCTGCTGGGGCAGGATCACCGTCATCGAGGTGCTCAGCCCGAGCACGTCGGAATAGAAGTCGCAGCGCAGATGGGCCATCGGTCTGACCGCCTCGTCGTCGGGGGTTGGTCCGAGCGACTCTACGAGACCAGGCCGACATCGGCCGGGCTTCCGGCTCGACGGACCGTCCTCCAGGGGGCGGGATCGGAGCCGGCCCAGATCACAACAGCGGTCCCGGCGAGGCGGTCGAGGGCGCGTTCCGTGACGCCGAGCGCGGGCCCGGCCGAACGTGCTCGGGCCCGAGTGTCGCCCCGGGCCGGCCGATCAGTCTGACTGCTGGAGCAAGGTGAGGACGTCGGCGCCGTGGTCGGTGATGGCGATCGTGTGCTCGCCGTGGGCCGTCCGGCAGCCGGTTGCGCTGCGCAGGGTCCATCCGTCGGCGTCGGTGACGAGGTCGGCGGTGTCGGCCATGACCCACGGCTCCAGGGCCAGCAGCAGTCCGGGTCGCAGCCGGTATCCCCGGCCGGGCCGGCCGGTGTTGGACACGTGGGGGTCCTGGTGCATGGTCGATCCGACGCCGTGACCGCCGAACTCGGTGTTGATCGGATATCCGGCCTCGTGCAGCACCGAGCCGATGGCGTGGGAGATGTCGCCGATGCGAATACCGGGGCCGGCCACGGCGATTCCGGCCCGCAGGGCACGTTCGGTCGCGTCGATCAGGGCCACGCTCTCCGGGGCCGGTGCGTCACCGACCACGAAGCTGATCGCCGAGTCGGCGACCACCCCGGAGGTGGAAACGGCGAGGTCGAGGGAAAGGAGATCGCCGTCGGCGAGGGTGTAGTCGTGGGGGCGTCCGTGGAGCACGGCGTCATTGACCGACGTGCAGATGTAGTGGCCGAACGGCCCCCGGCCGAAGGACGGCGCGTAGTCGACGTAGCAGGACATGGCCCCGGCCTCGGTGATCATCTCCTTGGCCCACCGATCGATGTCCAGGAGGTTCGTGCCGGCTGTGCTCCGGCCCTTGAGGGTCTGCAGGATCTGCGCGACCACCGCGCCGGTGCCCCGCGCGCGCCGCAGTTCGGTGGCGCTCAGAATCTCGATCATGATCGTTGTCTCCACATTCCAATAACTATACCGGCCATATAGTACCGGTACTATCATTGGCGCATGGTCAGACTGCCCCTCACCCCCGCCGAGATCGAGCGCGGTCAGCGTCTCGGTGACTTCCTGCGTCGCGCCCGGGGGCAGCGCTCGATGCTGGACGTCGCGCTCGACGCCGGGATCTCGCCGGAGACCCTCCGGAAGATCGAATCCGGACGCGTCGCCACCCCGGCCTTCCCGACCATTGCCGCGATCGCCGATGTCCTTGGGGCGTCGCTGGATGCGGTGTGGGCCGAGATCAAGGGGCCGGACGAGGAGATCGAACCCGCCGCGTCACGCCGCCGAGCCCGGGAACGGATGGCTTCCTGACGCGTCGGTAGCGAGGCGGCCGGCGGTCGCGTCCCGACCGCGGGCGTCGCGCACCGGGCCGCCGAACCTCTACCGTGGGTAGGTCACGGTTCACGAGGAAGAGGTAGGCGCATGGCTGCAGGTGGAGATCGGCGGTCGTCGTCCGGTGCCGGGCGGTCCAACGGGGCCGGGGACCATCCGCAGCGGCGCGGTTTCAACCGCCCGGGTCGGACCCAGGTCGACCGCAACCGCGATCTGCCGGTCGATCGGCAGCTCAAGATCTTGCTGAAGAATCCGACACCGTCACCGGCCGAACAGAACCGGCTGTGCGAACTCACCCGGACGAAGAGCTACCGGGCCGCCGTGGCCGTGGCCAAACGGATGCTGGCCCCCGGCCCGGCCGTCGTCGAGCCGACCGAGCCCACCACCCCGGTTCGGCGGCGGAACCCCGGCAATCGTCCGCAGGGCTGACTCCGCCCGCGGCCCCGTCGTGCCCGGGCCGTGCGCGTCCGAAACCTGCCGACAACACGACGTGACTACGCTCGGGCGACGAGCCCTCCGGTGCAGGGTTCGCTGCCGACCCGGCGATCTGCCGACCAGCGGTCGACCGGCCGGGGTCGGCCCGGCGAATGGAGTCACGTGTGACCAACCGGCGGGTCCAGATCGGCTGCGACTTCACGTATTCGGCCGAGATAGAGACGTCCACTGTCTTCCAGGTCGCGCCTCTGGGTGATGGCGTCACCGGTGAGGCGTTCAGCTTCCGGCCGCCGCTCGATGCGCACGAGTACCGCGACCTGTACGGCAACCGCTGCCTGCGGGTGGTGCTGCCGGCCGGGCCGTCCACGTTCTCCTATCGAGCCCTGGTCGACGTGGCCGACGAGACCGAGGATTTCGACGAATCGGCCCCGGAGGTCGCGCCGCACGAACTGCCGGACGACGTCCTGCTCTACACAATGCCCAGCCGCTATTGCCTGCCCGACATGCTGGGCAACGAAGCCTGGTGGCGTTTCGCCGACACGCCACCGGGATATCAACGGGTGCAGGCGATCTGCGACCACGTTCATCGTCATCTGCAGTTCGCGTACGGGAGCAGCCATCCCACCTCGACCGCGGCCGACGTCAATGCGTCGGGATTCGGGGTCTGCCGCGATTTCACTCACCTGGCCATTTCCTTCTGCCGGGCACTGAACATCCCGGCCCGGTACGTGTTCGGGTACCTGCCGTTCATGGACGTACCCGATGACGGTTCGCCGAACGACTTCGCGGCCTGGATGGAAGTCTGGTTGGGCGGACGATGGTGGACTTTCGATCCGCGGAACAACCAGCGTCGCAAGGGCCGCATCCTGATCGGCCGGGGCCGGGACGCCTCGGACGTGGCCATGGCGACGACGTTCGGCGGCCCGCTGCTGGAGAACATGACGGTGATCGCCCAGGAACTGACGGCGGTGCACGGGTGACGGCCGAGGAGATCATCGCCCGCCTCGGCCTGGAGCGACTGGATCCCGAGGGTGGCTACTTCCGCCGGGTGTACACGGCGACCGGGGCGAGCGCAGCGACGGCCATCTACTACCTGGTGTCCGGGGACGATTTCTCGGCGCTGCACCGCATGCGGACCAGCGACGAGCTGTTCTTCCACCACGCCGGCGCGCCTCTGCGGATGCTCGTCCTGGACGGTGACGGCCGTGAGGTGGTGCTGGGCAGCGATCTCGCCGCCGGGCAGCAGCCGCAGGTACTGATTCCGGCGGGCACCTGGCAGGGCGCCTCGCCCGACGGGGCCTGGTCTTTGGTGTCGACCGTGGTGGTGCCCGCTTTCGAGTGGTCCGATTTCGAGTTGGGCGACCAGCCGGAGTTGACGGCGATGTTCCCCGGGTGGGCGACCCGGATCGACGAGCTCAGCCGGTGAGGGCCGCCCGCAGGGCGAGCACCGTCGCCAGCGGCCGATCGCCGATCGGGCGCAGCACCACACTGTCCGCGCCGGCGTCCCAGAGCGCGGAAACCTTCTGCGCAGCAACAGATGCCGGCCCATCAGCCAGGTAGACCTGCGCCGGAGCGACGCCCTGAACCTCGGCGAACTCGGCCCGGACGTCGGCGGTGGCCGCAGCCAGTGCCTGCTCGTCGGATTCGATGCACACGTGCGTGAGAACGGTCAGCGAATGCTCACTGGCGGCTGAGATGTGTTGCCGCGCAGCGGCTATGACGCTCGGCCCGGTGCCTTCGGCGAGGATTGTGCCGTCGGCGACCCGGCCGGCCAGGGCCAGCGACCGCGGCTTCATGACACCGGCCAGCAGTGGCGGCACCGCGGCCGGCGGGTGGACCAGCCGGACCCCGTCCACCGTCACGTAGCGGCCGTGGGCATCGACGAATTCGCCGCGCAGCAGCGCGCGGGTGGCCCGGAAGGTCTCCTCCAGCAGCGTCAGCGGTGACTCGACGGCCGCACCGACCTGCCGCATCCATGGCGTCACGCCGTGGCCGATCCCGGCCAGCAGCCGCCCGGGATGCAGCCGCTCCAGCGTGGCCAGTTCCATCGCGAGCACCGCGACGTTCCGCAGCGGCGCGGGGACGATCCCGATGCCGACGGTGATGGATCCGGTAGCGGCCAGCGCGGTGGCCGCGGACGACATCGCCCCACCCCAGCCCAGGTCCTCGACCACCCAGATCTCGTCGAAGCCGGCCTGCTCCAGGTCTCGGGCGAAGCCGGCGAGCTGCTCGGGCGGGCGGGCCCGGTCGAACATGACGCCGAGCCGTCGGGGTGGGGTGATGGTCATGGCCACAGAACCTACGCCCGCCGGGACGGTGCGTACCCAGGCACGCACCGGAACCGGCTACGGTGGTGGACGGCGCGGGGCGCCGGAGGCGAGAACCGGCTGAGATGCACCCGTGGAACCTGCCAAGGTAGTGCTTGCGAAGGGAACGCCAGTGACTCTGGAATCAGCTCTGACGACGGCCGACATCGCCGCCGTGATCGACCGTGTGCGAGCGGCCTCGCCGTTGGTGCAGTGCATCACCAACACCGTGGTCGCGAACTTCACCGCCAACGGTCTGTTGGCCGCCGGTGCCGCGCCGGCCATGGTCGACGCGCCGGAGGAGGCGGGTCTGCTGGCGTCGGTGGCCGGCGCCCTGTTGATCAACCTCGGCACCGTGACCACGGCCCAGGCGGCGGGTATGCGGGCCGGTATCGCCGGGGCTATCGGGGCCGGGGTGCCGTGGATCCTGGATCCGGTGGCCATCGGGGCGCTGCCCCTCCGCACCGGTCTGGCCCACGAATTCGCCGCCCTCGGGCCGGCCGTCATCCGGGGTAA
This window of the Nakamurella panacisegetis genome carries:
- a CDS encoding LLM class flavin-dependent oxidoreductase, which translates into the protein MTITPPRRLGVMFDRARPPEQLAGFARDLEQAGFDEIWVVEDLGWGGAMSSAATALAATGSITVGIGIVPAPLRNVAVLAMELATLERLHPGRLLAGIGHGVTPWMRQVGAAVESPLTLLEETFRATRALLRGEFVDAHGRYVTVDGVRLVHPPAAVPPLLAGVMKPRSLALAGRVADGTILAEGTGPSVIAAARQHISAASEHSLTVLTHVCIESDEQALAAATADVRAEFAEVQGVAPAQVYLADGPASVAAQKVSALWDAGADSVVLRPIGDRPLATVLALRAALTG